The following are encoded together in the Salvia hispanica cultivar TCC Black 2014 chromosome 6, UniMelb_Shisp_WGS_1.0, whole genome shotgun sequence genome:
- the LOC125194156 gene encoding uncharacterized protein LOC125194156 isoform X3, translated as MIINGIAGFCVEAKLIMNKSDEDIDLRLALGSTNYSVETRLDSSVCVGAGVNANSRVGMPFTASDPLSELVWSPNNGLSMKCAIPGLANNRPFLALRESADEILTSQDIRVVSAGEKLTMLDEAGSSGDKAVVFSSSYDGSKGLIDKAITTDAIQQHKGHVHIAETSKMNAEVHTLADAEHDRKSDKAINWKFPSNLVRGGHFNHKAKISEAVVCSLPNLQAHDQIDDEVTSAVDKTKTDASPSIIPAPTLMNVESSDENDLGGHLIAKEAQSLQEMELPREDPLAVDIAPTSSRIFLYREKGKEKEREKALSDGYIYGRSSNNKEDSHETVGSCNSAGLFPKGMKRQHYDQGQEIESKRVKTCVEEKPGSTSFIKADSSFVRWISNMVNGLSDSNKQESSSLLALTLARSNNVCSHNHQESFVCNKTTEFAKPRTGFQNVFQSLYCQTNKTLISGADKDNQLIAESDELMVSDTKLADKTPQSCNRNNDSSCKQIIISDQESNPQVSTRPVKPWIFSAGFLNRNSSEKSLAESSRKMVEGKSSASLCKKAEKMDLDIPFPVNCVPEKSRPLPSLWITRLYTRTAPFENFNRINDEALDCNSERLEANHESWENDVSSSGKKTSEARDDCARDQARASESADPKFGHGQSHIQPFKESTNSEEMASVFAKRLDALRNIIHPSGRRSPPTSPLTCFFCGNSGHDIRKCPELTESDLENLLVNISSFNRVDESPTLCIKCFQLDHWAISCPSASSQDNRRLNQNAVTVQQQTTCYPQPFASEVGCSAKPAVASFPIFLTSNMKERSSKRLSTSNELQKSTLSNSGNHLKDKQILPPCKISNTQQEEMFHVIRRLRLSRADILRWMDSDVSLSHLNGFFLRLRLAKLEGGLEGTGYYVACISGDSIENIGCKSNKSVLVDVGGLKSSVGSQYISNQDFLEEEIEGWWSRIVKTGGKIPSLDELKSKFGTRECLGL; from the exons ATGATTATAAATGGCATTGCAGGATTTTGTGTTGAGGCGAAGCTGATAATGAATAAAAGTGATGAAGATATTGATTTAAGGCTTGCTTTGGGTTCTACAAATTACAGTGTAGAGACGAGGTTGGATAGCAGCGTGTGCGTAGGTGCAGGTGTAAATGCAAACTCACGCGTGGGCATGCCATTTACAGCATCTGATCCTCTATCCGAATTAGTTTGGTCGCCAAATAATGGTTTGTCCATGAAATGTGCTATTCCAGGCTTGGCCAATAACAGACCTTTTCTGGCTTTGAGAGAGAGCGCAGACGAGATTTTAACATCACAGGATATTAGAGTGGTTAGTGCTGGGGAGAAGTTGACAATGCTCGATGAGGCTGGGAGTTCTGGCGACAAGGCTGTTGTATTTAGTTCTAGCTACG ATGGGAGCAAGGGTTTAATTGATAAAGCTATCACTACTGATGCTATTCAACAACACAAAGGTCATGTCCATATTGCTGAAACCAGCAAAATGAATGCCG AGGTTCATACTCTAGCGGATGCAGAACACGATAGGAAATCAGACAAGGCTATAAACTGGAAGTTCCCTAGTAATCTTGTTAGAGGAGGACACTTCAATCATAAAg CCAAAATATCCGAAGCTGTAGTTTGCTCTCTTCCGAACTTGCAAGCACATGATCAGATAGATGATGAAGTCACATCAGCCGTGGACAAGACTAAAACTGATGCATCCCCTTCGATCATCCCTGCGCCCACTTTGATGAACGTGGAGTCATCTGACGAAAATGACTTGGGTGGCCATCTGATTGCAAAAGAGGCTCAGAGTTTACAAGAGATGGAGCTTCCAAGAGAGGATCCTCTTGCTGTTGACATAGCTCCTACAAGTAGCAGGATTTTCTTGTACcgagaaaagggaaaagagaaagagagagaaaaagccTTATCTGATGGATATATTTATGGAAGATCGTCAAATAATAAGGAAGACAGCCACGAGACTGTGGGGAGTTGTAATAGTGCTGGATTGTTCCCAAAAGGCATGAAGAGACAGCATTATGATCAAGGGCAGGAAATAGAAAGCAAAAGGGTTAAAACGTGTGTCGAAGAAAAACCTGGTTCGACATCCTTCATAAAAGCTGATAGCTCCTTTGTGAGATGGATATCAAACATGGTTAATGGTCTCTCAGATTCTAATAAACAAGAGTCTTCTTCTCTCCTCGCTCTCACCCTAGCTCGTTCTAATAATGTTTGCAGTCACAATCACCAGGAGAGTTTCGTGTGCAACAAAACAACTGAGTTCGCGAAACCAAGGACAGGGTTCCAAAATGTGTTTCAGTCCTTGTACTGCCAAACCAACAAGACACTGATCTCTGGAGCAGACAAGGATAACCAGCTCATAGCAGAATCTGACGAGCTTATGGTTTCTGATACAAAGTTAGCTGACAAAACTCCACAGTCGTGCAACAGAAACAATGATAGCTCTTGCAAGCAGATTATTATTTCTGATCAAGAATCCAACCCACAGGTATCTACGAGGCCAGTTAAACCGTGGATATTTTCAGCAGGTTTTCTTAATAGAAATTCTTCTGAAAAGAGCTTGGCAGAAAGTAGTAGGAAAATGGTCGAGGGAAAGTCTTCTGCTTCGTTGTGTAAAAAGGCGGAGAAGATGGATCTCGACATCCCTTTTCCAGTGAATTGTGTTCCTGAAAAAAGTAGACCTCTTCCTAGTTTGTGGATTACGCGCCTTTATACTAGAACTGCTCCGTTTGAAAACTTCAACCGTATAAATGATGAAGCCCTCGACTGCAACTCTGAACGCCTTGAGGCTAATCATGAGAGTTGGGAAAATGATGTTTCCTCCAGTGGTAAGAAAACTTCTGAGGCTAGGGATGATTGTGCTCGAGATCAGGCTCGTGCTTCAGAATCCGCTGATCCCAAGTTTGGTCATGGACAGAGCCATATACAACCTTTCAAGGAATCGACAAATTCAGAGGAAATGGCATCAGTGTTTGCCAAGCGGCTTGATGCCCTCAGAAACATTATACACCCTTCAGGAAGGAGAAGCCCTCCAACATCCCCACTTACATGTTTCTTTTGTGGCAACAGTGGCCATGATATACGTAAATGCCCGGAGTTAACTGAATCTGACCTGGAGAATCTCCTTGTCAACATCAGCTCATTTAATAGGGTGGATGAATCCCCTACTTtgtgcattaaatgctttcaGCTTGATCATTGGGCAATTTCATGCCCCTCGGCATCCTCACAAGATAATAGACGATTGAATCAGAATGCTGTCACTGTCCAGCAACAAACTACTTGTTATCCGCAGCCTTTTGCTAGTGAGGTAGGCTGCAGCGCGAAACCAGCTGTTGCCTCTTTTCCTATCTTTCTGACTTCGAACATGAAAGAAAGGTCGAGCAAAAGACTTTCTACTTCAAATGAGCTCCAAAAGAGTACTCTATCGAATTCAGGCAACCATCTAAAGGACAAACAAATACTTCCACCATGTAAGATTTCCAACACTCAACAGGAGGAGATGTTTCATGTAATAAGGAGATTGCGCTTGTCTCGTGCTGATATTCTCAG ATGGATGGATTCTGATGTCTCCTTGTCACATTTAAACGGTTTTTTCTTGCGTTTGCGCCTCGCAAAGTTGGAAGGGGGACTAGAAGGGACTGGCTATTATGTTGCTTGTATTTCAG GAGACTCAATAGAGAACATTGGTTGCAAGTCCAACAAGTCTGTGTTGGTAGATGTTGGAGGGCTGAAATCATCAGTTGGGAGTCAGTACATCTCCAATCAAGATTTTCTGGAG GAAGAGATTGAAGGTTGGTGGAGCAGAATAGTAAAAACTGGTGGCAAGATCCCTTCTTTAGATGAGTTGAAGTCAAAATTCGGAACTAGAGAATGTCTAGGTCTTTAA